In the genome of Pongo pygmaeus isolate AG05252 chromosome 9, NHGRI_mPonPyg2-v2.0_pri, whole genome shotgun sequence, one region contains:
- the DNAJB13 gene encoding dnaJ homolog subfamily B member 13 isoform X1 encodes MPRSSRRAADSPFNHPLKSNEPSSAEIFRYRRLALKHHPLKSNEPSSAEIFRQIAEAYDVLSDPMKRGIYDKFGEEGLKGGIPLEFGSQTPWTTGYVFHGKPEKVFHEFFGGNNPFSEFFDAEGSEVDLNFGGLQGRGVKKQDPPVERDLYLSLEDLFFGCTKKIKISRRVLNEDGYSSTIRDKILTIDVKPGWRQGTRITFEKEGDQGPNIIPADIIFIVKEKLHPRFRRENDNLFFVNPIPLGKALTCCTVEVRTLDDRLLNIPINDIVHPKYFKKVPGEGMPLPEDPTKKGDLFIFFDIQFPTRLTPQKKQMLRQALLT; translated from the exons GTGCCGCAGACTCGCCCTTTAACCACCCGTTGAAGTCAAATGAGCCGTCTTCAGCAGAGATTTTCAG GTACCGCAGACTCGCCCTTAAGCACCACCCGTTGAAGTCAAATGAGCCGTCTTCAGCAGAGATTTTCAGGCAAATAGCAGAGGCCTACGATGTGCTGAGTGACC CCATGAAGAGAGGCATCTACGACAAGTTTGGAGAAGAGGGCCTGAAGGGTGGGATTCCTTTGGAGTTTGGATCCCAGACCCCGTGGACAACTGGTTACGTCTTCCATGGCAAACCTGAAAAGGTGTTCCATGAGTTCTTTGGTGGAAACAACCCCTTCAGTG AGTTTTTTGATGCAGAAGGAAGTGAGGTGGATTTGAATTTTGGGGGGCTCCAGGGCCGAGGGGTCAAGAAGCAGGACCCCCCAGTCGAACGGGATCTCTACCTGTCCCTGGAGGACTTATTCTTTGGCTGCACCAAAAAAATTAAGATCTCCAGAAGG GTGCTGAATGAGGATGGGTACTCCTCCACCATCAGGGACAAGATCCTGACCATTGATGTGAAGCCCGGTTGGAGGCAGGGCACACGCATCACCTTTGAGAAGGAAGGGGACCAG GGCCCCAACATCATCCCAGCAGACATCATTTTCATTGTAAAGGAGAAGCTACACCCTCGCTTCCGTAGGGAGAATGACAACCTCTTCTTCGTGAACCCCATCCCTCTGGGCAAG GCTCTCACCTGCTGCACTGTGGAGGTGAGGACCCTAGATGACCGTCTGCTCAACATCCCCATCAATGACATCGTCCA CCCCAAATACTTCAAGAAGGTGCCAGGTGAGGGGATGCCATTGCCGGAGGACCCCACTAAGAAAGGGGATCTCTTCATCTTCTTCGACATCCAGTTCCCCACCCGCCTCACACCCCAGAAGAAGCAGATGCTGCGCCAGGCATTGCTGACATGA
- the DNAJB13 gene encoding dnaJ homolog subfamily B member 13 isoform X4 — MGQDYYSVLGITHNSEDAQIKQAYRRLALKHHPLKSNEPSSAEIFRQIAEAYDVLSDPMKRGIYDKFGEEGLKGGIPLEFGSQTPWTTGYVFHGKPEKVFHEFFGGNNPFSEFFDAEGSEVDLNFGGLQGRGVKKQDPPVERDLYLSLEDLFFGCTKKIKISRRVLNEDGYSSTIRDKILTIDVKPGWRQGTRITFEKEGDQALTCCTVEVRTLDDRLLNIPINDIVHPKYFKKVPGEGMPLPEDPTKKGDLFIFFDIQFPTRLTPQKKQMLRQALLT, encoded by the exons GTACCGCAGACTCGCCCTTAAGCACCACCCGTTGAAGTCAAATGAGCCGTCTTCAGCAGAGATTTTCAGGCAAATAGCAGAGGCCTACGATGTGCTGAGTGACC CCATGAAGAGAGGCATCTACGACAAGTTTGGAGAAGAGGGCCTGAAGGGTGGGATTCCTTTGGAGTTTGGATCCCAGACCCCGTGGACAACTGGTTACGTCTTCCATGGCAAACCTGAAAAGGTGTTCCATGAGTTCTTTGGTGGAAACAACCCCTTCAGTG AGTTTTTTGATGCAGAAGGAAGTGAGGTGGATTTGAATTTTGGGGGGCTCCAGGGCCGAGGGGTCAAGAAGCAGGACCCCCCAGTCGAACGGGATCTCTACCTGTCCCTGGAGGACTTATTCTTTGGCTGCACCAAAAAAATTAAGATCTCCAGAAGG GTGCTGAATGAGGATGGGTACTCCTCCACCATCAGGGACAAGATCCTGACCATTGATGTGAAGCCCGGTTGGAGGCAGGGCACACGCATCACCTTTGAGAAGGAAGGGGACCAG GCTCTCACCTGCTGCACTGTGGAGGTGAGGACCCTAGATGACCGTCTGCTCAACATCCCCATCAATGACATCGTCCA CCCCAAATACTTCAAGAAGGTGCCAGGTGAGGGGATGCCATTGCCGGAGGACCCCACTAAGAAAGGGGATCTCTTCATCTTCTTCGACATCCAGTTCCCCACCCGCCTCACACCCCAGAAGAAGCAGATGCTGCGCCAGGCATTGCTGACATGA
- the DNAJB13 gene encoding dnaJ homolog subfamily B member 13 isoform X6 yields MKRGIYDKFGEEGLKGGIPLEFGSQTPWTTGYVFHGKPEKVFHEFFGGNNPFSEFFDAEGSEVDLNFGGLQGRGVKKQDPPVERDLYLSLEDLFFGCTKKIKISRRVLNEDGYSSTIRDKILTIDVKPGWRQGTRITFEKEGDQGPNIIPADIIFIVKEKLHPRFRRENDNLFFVNPIPLGKALTCCTVEVRTLDDRLLNIPINDIVHPKYFKKVPGEGMPLPEDPTKKGDLFIFFDIQFPTRLTPQKKQMLRQALLT; encoded by the exons ATGAAGAGAGGCATCTACGACAAGTTTGGAGAAGAGGGCCTGAAGGGTGGGATTCCTTTGGAGTTTGGATCCCAGACCCCGTGGACAACTGGTTACGTCTTCCATGGCAAACCTGAAAAGGTGTTCCATGAGTTCTTTGGTGGAAACAACCCCTTCAGTG AGTTTTTTGATGCAGAAGGAAGTGAGGTGGATTTGAATTTTGGGGGGCTCCAGGGCCGAGGGGTCAAGAAGCAGGACCCCCCAGTCGAACGGGATCTCTACCTGTCCCTGGAGGACTTATTCTTTGGCTGCACCAAAAAAATTAAGATCTCCAGAAGG GTGCTGAATGAGGATGGGTACTCCTCCACCATCAGGGACAAGATCCTGACCATTGATGTGAAGCCCGGTTGGAGGCAGGGCACACGCATCACCTTTGAGAAGGAAGGGGACCAG GGCCCCAACATCATCCCAGCAGACATCATTTTCATTGTAAAGGAGAAGCTACACCCTCGCTTCCGTAGGGAGAATGACAACCTCTTCTTCGTGAACCCCATCCCTCTGGGCAAG GCTCTCACCTGCTGCACTGTGGAGGTGAGGACCCTAGATGACCGTCTGCTCAACATCCCCATCAATGACATCGTCCA CCCCAAATACTTCAAGAAGGTGCCAGGTGAGGGGATGCCATTGCCGGAGGACCCCACTAAGAAAGGGGATCTCTTCATCTTCTTCGACATCCAGTTCCCCACCCGCCTCACACCCCAGAAGAAGCAGATGCTGCGCCAGGCATTGCTGACATGA
- the DNAJB13 gene encoding dnaJ homolog subfamily B member 13 isoform X3, whose amino-acid sequence MPRSSRRAADSPFNHPLKSNEPSSAEIFRYRRLALKHHPLKSNEPSSAEIFRQIAEAYDVLSDPMKRGIYDKFGEEGLKGGIPLEFGSQTPWTTGYVFHGKPEKVFHEFFGGNNPFSEFFDAEGSEVDLNFGGLQGRGVKKQDPPVERDLYLSLEDLFFGCTKKIKISRRVLNEDGYSSTIRDKILTIDVKPGWRQGTRITFEKEGDQALTCCTVEVRTLDDRLLNIPINDIVHPKYFKKVPGEGMPLPEDPTKKGDLFIFFDIQFPTRLTPQKKQMLRQALLT is encoded by the exons GTGCCGCAGACTCGCCCTTTAACCACCCGTTGAAGTCAAATGAGCCGTCTTCAGCAGAGATTTTCAG GTACCGCAGACTCGCCCTTAAGCACCACCCGTTGAAGTCAAATGAGCCGTCTTCAGCAGAGATTTTCAGGCAAATAGCAGAGGCCTACGATGTGCTGAGTGACC CCATGAAGAGAGGCATCTACGACAAGTTTGGAGAAGAGGGCCTGAAGGGTGGGATTCCTTTGGAGTTTGGATCCCAGACCCCGTGGACAACTGGTTACGTCTTCCATGGCAAACCTGAAAAGGTGTTCCATGAGTTCTTTGGTGGAAACAACCCCTTCAGTG AGTTTTTTGATGCAGAAGGAAGTGAGGTGGATTTGAATTTTGGGGGGCTCCAGGGCCGAGGGGTCAAGAAGCAGGACCCCCCAGTCGAACGGGATCTCTACCTGTCCCTGGAGGACTTATTCTTTGGCTGCACCAAAAAAATTAAGATCTCCAGAAGG GTGCTGAATGAGGATGGGTACTCCTCCACCATCAGGGACAAGATCCTGACCATTGATGTGAAGCCCGGTTGGAGGCAGGGCACACGCATCACCTTTGAGAAGGAAGGGGACCAG GCTCTCACCTGCTGCACTGTGGAGGTGAGGACCCTAGATGACCGTCTGCTCAACATCCCCATCAATGACATCGTCCA CCCCAAATACTTCAAGAAGGTGCCAGGTGAGGGGATGCCATTGCCGGAGGACCCCACTAAGAAAGGGGATCTCTTCATCTTCTTCGACATCCAGTTCCCCACCCGCCTCACACCCCAGAAGAAGCAGATGCTGCGCCAGGCATTGCTGACATGA
- the DNAJB13 gene encoding dnaJ homolog subfamily B member 13 isoform X2: protein MGQDYYSVLGITHNSEDAQIKQAYRRLALKHHPLKSNEPSSAEIFRQIAEAYDVLSDPMKRGIYDKFGEEGLKGGIPLEFGSQTPWTTGYVFHGKPEKVFHEFFGGNNPFSEFFDAEGSEVDLNFGGLQGRGVKKQDPPVERDLYLSLEDLFFGCTKKIKISRRVLNEDGYSSTIRDKILTIDVKPGWRQGTRITFEKEGDQGPNIIPADIIFIVKEKLHPRFRRENDNLFFVNPIPLGKALTCCTVEVRTLDDRLLNIPINDIVHPKYFKKVPGEGMPLPEDPTKKGDLFIFFDIQFPTRLTPQKKQMLRQALLT, encoded by the exons GTACCGCAGACTCGCCCTTAAGCACCACCCGTTGAAGTCAAATGAGCCGTCTTCAGCAGAGATTTTCAGGCAAATAGCAGAGGCCTACGATGTGCTGAGTGACC CCATGAAGAGAGGCATCTACGACAAGTTTGGAGAAGAGGGCCTGAAGGGTGGGATTCCTTTGGAGTTTGGATCCCAGACCCCGTGGACAACTGGTTACGTCTTCCATGGCAAACCTGAAAAGGTGTTCCATGAGTTCTTTGGTGGAAACAACCCCTTCAGTG AGTTTTTTGATGCAGAAGGAAGTGAGGTGGATTTGAATTTTGGGGGGCTCCAGGGCCGAGGGGTCAAGAAGCAGGACCCCCCAGTCGAACGGGATCTCTACCTGTCCCTGGAGGACTTATTCTTTGGCTGCACCAAAAAAATTAAGATCTCCAGAAGG GTGCTGAATGAGGATGGGTACTCCTCCACCATCAGGGACAAGATCCTGACCATTGATGTGAAGCCCGGTTGGAGGCAGGGCACACGCATCACCTTTGAGAAGGAAGGGGACCAG GGCCCCAACATCATCCCAGCAGACATCATTTTCATTGTAAAGGAGAAGCTACACCCTCGCTTCCGTAGGGAGAATGACAACCTCTTCTTCGTGAACCCCATCCCTCTGGGCAAG GCTCTCACCTGCTGCACTGTGGAGGTGAGGACCCTAGATGACCGTCTGCTCAACATCCCCATCAATGACATCGTCCA CCCCAAATACTTCAAGAAGGTGCCAGGTGAGGGGATGCCATTGCCGGAGGACCCCACTAAGAAAGGGGATCTCTTCATCTTCTTCGACATCCAGTTCCCCACCCGCCTCACACCCCAGAAGAAGCAGATGCTGCGCCAGGCATTGCTGACATGA
- the DNAJB13 gene encoding dnaJ homolog subfamily B member 13 isoform X5: MGQDYYSVLGITHNSEDAQIKQAYRRLALKHHPLKSNEPSSAEIFRQIAEAYDVLSDQFFDAEGSEVDLNFGGLQGRGVKKQDPPVERDLYLSLEDLFFGCTKKIKISRRVLNEDGYSSTIRDKILTIDVKPGWRQGTRITFEKEGDQGPNIIPADIIFIVKEKLHPRFRRENDNLFFVNPIPLGKALTCCTVEVRTLDDRLLNIPINDIVHPKYFKKVPGEGMPLPEDPTKKGDLFIFFDIQFPTRLTPQKKQMLRQALLT; encoded by the exons GTACCGCAGACTCGCCCTTAAGCACCACCCGTTGAAGTCAAATGAGCCGTCTTCAGCAGAGATTTTCAGGCAAATAGCAGAGGCCTACGATGTGCTGAGTGACC AGTTTTTTGATGCAGAAGGAAGTGAGGTGGATTTGAATTTTGGGGGGCTCCAGGGCCGAGGGGTCAAGAAGCAGGACCCCCCAGTCGAACGGGATCTCTACCTGTCCCTGGAGGACTTATTCTTTGGCTGCACCAAAAAAATTAAGATCTCCAGAAGG GTGCTGAATGAGGATGGGTACTCCTCCACCATCAGGGACAAGATCCTGACCATTGATGTGAAGCCCGGTTGGAGGCAGGGCACACGCATCACCTTTGAGAAGGAAGGGGACCAG GGCCCCAACATCATCCCAGCAGACATCATTTTCATTGTAAAGGAGAAGCTACACCCTCGCTTCCGTAGGGAGAATGACAACCTCTTCTTCGTGAACCCCATCCCTCTGGGCAAG GCTCTCACCTGCTGCACTGTGGAGGTGAGGACCCTAGATGACCGTCTGCTCAACATCCCCATCAATGACATCGTCCA CCCCAAATACTTCAAGAAGGTGCCAGGTGAGGGGATGCCATTGCCGGAGGACCCCACTAAGAAAGGGGATCTCTTCATCTTCTTCGACATCCAGTTCCCCACCCGCCTCACACCCCAGAAGAAGCAGATGCTGCGCCAGGCATTGCTGACATGA